The proteins below come from a single Aegilops tauschii subsp. strangulata cultivar AL8/78 chromosome 6, Aet v6.0, whole genome shotgun sequence genomic window:
- the LOC109780677 gene encoding uncharacterized protein: MAQFMDLRAFILRARVLKFYRQALRMTRRAPEHARDELRQTVRAEIEKNRSCDDKQKIKFLISEGLQRLKGLDEMLDMTGNG; the protein is encoded by the exons ATGGCTCAATTCATGGATTTACGGGCTTTCATTTTGCGTGCGCGTGTCCTCAAATTTTATAGGCAGGCACTGCGTATGACTCGCCGAGCCCCTGAACATGCTCGTG ATGAGTTGAGGCAGACAGTACGGGCGGAGATTGAAAAAAATCGCAGTTGTGATGATAAGCAAAAGATTAAGTTTTTAATTAGTGAAGGACTACAGAGATTGAAGGGCCTTGATGAGATGCTTGACATGACAGGAAACGGATAA
- the LOC109780676 gene encoding uncharacterized protein has protein sequence MAQVWAVFLAVGSLAIGMLGVLGVWLCYLFQAVAFGPPPAPPPETPETVDDDDDKNGLSEAELRQLGGVVQAATANGEEEEEVLCPICLDAMEPGRAVRVLPGCNRAFHQDCVDRWLAISPRCPVCNVWATPQSPRASPTAAKTAPGPGC, from the coding sequence ATGGCGCAGGTCTGGGCGGTGTTCCTGGCCGTGGGGTCGCTCGCCATCGGCATGCTCGGGGTGCTCGGCGTCTGGCTCTGCTACCTGTTCCAGGCCGTGGCGTTTGGCCCGccccccgccccgccgcccgagaCGCCGGAGACggtcgacgacgacgacgacaagAACGGGCTATCAGAGGCGGAGCTGAGGCAGCTGGGCGGTGTCGTCCAGGCGGCGACCGCGaacggcgaggaggaggaggaggtgctcTGCCCTATCTGCCTCGACGCCATGGAGCCCGGCCGCGCCGTGCGCGTCCTCCCCGGCTGCAACCGCGCCTTCCACCAGGACTGCGTCGACCGGTGGCTGGCCATCTCGCCGCGCTGCCCCGTGTGCAACGTCTGGGCCACGCCGCAGTCCCCGCGGGCCTCGCCGACGGCGGCCAAGACTGCTCCGGGTCCAGGGTGCTGA